One Thermoanaerobacter pseudethanolicus ATCC 33223 genomic window, CTGCCCTGTGATTACTTTATCATTTTCCCCTAATATTTTTAATTCTTTTGCTATAGCAGTTGCAGTAATCTTGTGGTCACCTGTTATCATAACCGGCTTTATTCCTGCCATCTTGCATTTTAAAATCGCCTCATATACTTCCCTTCGAGGAGGGTCTATCATCCCTTCCAATCCTACAAAAACCAAATCTTTTTCTATAAACTCCGCAACCATTGGAAATTTAGGAGGAAGCTTTTTATAAGCAAAGGCCAATACTCTTAAAGCTTCCCTGCCAAAACTTTCATTGATATCTAATATTCTTTTTTTATCAAAAACAGTAAGTGGCACTTCTTTTCCTTCTGTATATTTATATGTACAAAGGTCCAACATTACATCTGGTGCACCTTTTACATAGACATATTTTTCACCGCTTATCTCCACAATAACGGACATCCTTTTTCTATCTGAATCGAAAGGAATTTCCTCCATTCTTTTAATATTTTCTACCAATTCAAGAGAAAGTCCTGATTTCATTGAAAAAGAAAGTATAGCAGCTTCGGTAGGGTCTCCTAAGTATTTTTCTTCTTCTAAAGTTTCTTTGCCAATTTTTATCTTTTCCCTCTTAATCTTTGCATTATTGCACAATGCTCCTATCTCCAACATCTTTCTAAAAGCGCTTCTCTCTTTATTTCTCATTGTAGTAAATTCTTTACTTTTATCACCTTTTACTTCAAAAACTTCTTCATCGCAAAACACTTTTGTCACAGTCATTTTGTTCTCTGTCAAAGTACCTGTCTTATCCGTACATATTACATTAGTGCATCCCAAAGTTTCAACAGCAGGTAATTTTCTTATTAACGCATTTCTTTTAAGCATCCTTTGTACCCCAATAGCCAAAGAAACTGTAACAACAGCAGGAAGTCCCTCAGGAATAGCAGCAACTGCAAGACTTACACCTGATAAAAACATATAATATAAAGACTCTCCTCTTATTATTCCTAATACTATTACAATACCGCATATAGCAAGAGCTCCAGCTACTAACACTTTTCCAAGTTTATTAAGTCTTTTTTGTAATGGCGTTTCATCTCCTTCAATATCTTTAATCATCCCTGCAATTTTCCCCATTTCTGTTTGCATACCTGTAGCAGTTACAATAGCTTTCCCTCTTCCTTTCGTAACAATCGTACCCATATAAACTACATTACTATTAGTTACTGCCGCTCTTTTTACATTGTTTACAGCTTCCTTGTGGACAGGGACTGACTCACCAGTCAAAATCGATTCATCCACTTCTAAATTATGACTTTCTATCAAAACAGCATCTGCTGGAACTTTATCTCCCGCCTCCAATATAATAATATCATCTATTACAATCTGAGAAGCCTCTATCTCTTTTTGTTCTCCATCCCTCAAAACTTTTGCAATAGGCGCTGCAAGTTTTTTTAAAGCTTCCAAAGACTGCTCTGTTCTATATTCTTGGATAAATCCTAATACAGCATTTAAAATGACGATTATCGTTATTGTCAAAGCATCCGCTAATTCTCCCATCAAAGCAGAAATTAAAGTTGCTGCCAATAAAACCATCACCATAAAATCTTGAAACTGGTTTAAAAATATTTGCAAAGGACTAACTTTGTGCCCTTCCTCCAATATATTCGGCCCATATTTCAATAACCTTTTTTGCGCTTCTTGACTATTTAAGCCGGTAAAGTCAGTTTTATCAAAGTAGTAAATTGTTTGTTGCATTTGCTTCTTACCGTAAGACATCCCAATCCCCTTTCTTAAACTTTTTGCTCTCTAAATAAAATATGAGGGCATTCTAAAAAACATGCCCTCATTCTTTTAAACTTTGCCATCCATCTCTTGCAAGATTGACTATTAAATTATGTCGAGACTTGTCAGGATGATTTATAACTTTATTATACCATTTTAATGCCTCTTCTTTATTGCCTAACATTCTATTAAGTTCTGCTATCATGTATATAAGAAGTATTTCTTCCTCATATATATCCGAACCACTATAGGCTTTTATATAAGAATCCAATGCATATTTCAAATATTTTTCTTCATTTACCTTATCATTTAAAATCCTATATATCCAAGCAATTCTAAGACAAGTCTTCGCAAAAACTATGGGTTTATCTTCTTTTATCTGGGAACAATATAAAGCCAATAAATAGGTTTCTAACGCTTTTTGAGGTGTTCTTTCACCAGAAAATTCTCTTTTAACCCACTTAGCCGTTACCAGTGACAGGATTTTTTCCTTTTTGTCATTAGTTATTCTGTCAAATTCAGATTCCAAAGCAGCATATCCACAATTTGGGCACACAATAACCTCATAAAAGAAAGGATTAATGCCATCTTTATATTTAGTATAAAAATCTCTTTCTCTTTCTTCCACCTTCAATTGTGAAGTCCTTACTTTAGTATATGTAAATTCTCTCTTACACACTGGACATACGGCTTTTTTCTCGTACAAATATTTGTTCTCCAATATTACACCTCCGTCCAACATTAGTCCTATTAAATATTTTAACATACTCATCAACATTTTTCGACATTCTCTAGATAAAAAATTAGCTATCTGCAAAAGTTGAAATTATTTGTGATTTATTATTCCATATGTAAGGCCAATAAGCATAATAATGCCTCCATAACCAGCAATAGGATATAAATAATGAACAAGTTTTGCAAAACCAAACCTACTAGCTATAAGGGCTATTCCTCCCGAGGCAACAGTAAAAATCTTATATTTCACTGACCCAACTTCTGTAAACCTTGCCGCAAACCCATATAGATTTCCAACAGCCGTAGTATATATTTCTGCAATCAAAATAAAACTGTATACAAATTTCAAAACCGGTGAAATATTACCAGCAACATAAAGCATGGGTATCTCATATAAAGAAGCAGTAGGCATATTTATAAGAATTGTAAAAAATATCAAAAACGCACCTAATCCTAATCCCATTCCTCCTAATATAGCTCCCCATCTTAGTTTTGACCTGTCGTTGGTTTTCTGTCCAAGAGGAGCAAGAATGGCAACTGCCATCAAAAGATTATAGGAAGCATAAAGTACTCCCGACAATGCAAAATTTTTTACTGCAGCTTTAAAAGGAAAGTCAGCAATTGTTATAACCGTAATGTCTGGTCCATAAAAAAGGGAAAAAGTACCCACAATGATTATGGCAAGCAAGAGCAAAGGCACTACAAAAGAAATGGCAGAAATAACTCCTCCAATTCCTGTTAATACTGTTACAACCGATAATACTGCCATTACTACACCCCCAAAAGTAGAAGGAAGCCCAAATTGCTCTTCAAAAATTGCACCACAACCTGCTATCATTGCAGATAGTGCTCCAAACAAAAAAAATGTAACTACTAAATCTATCACTCTTCCAAATAAAGGTCCCCCAGCCTTCATGATGACCTTTTTATAGGAAGAGGCATTAAGCCTGTTACCTAATCGTAAAATTATATACCCATAAAACACAAACATAAAAACAGCAATTACAAGCCCTATAGTTCCTTTTACTCCGTGATATGCAAAAAACTGCAATATTTCTTGTCCCGAAGCAAATCCCGCCCCTACTACTGTTCCTATATAGCTTGCAGCAACTTTAAAAGCCGAAATCTCTTTTCTACTCAAAAAAATCCCGCCTTTCTTTCTATTTTAAATATATTTTTGGCGGGATAAAAAATATTATTCTTTTTAAAAAACTATTTACTTTTTATTAGAAAATGAGTTAAAATAATAGTTGTGCCATAACAAAATATTCTAGTACGTTTTATGAGGTGAAACAAATGAAAAGAAAGAAATGGTTTATTTTCTTTTTAATATTATCTATTGTAGCTTCAGGAGCCTTTTTTGTATATTATAAATACATACGTATAACAAAACATCCAGAGAGTGTATTTAACAATGATAATAAAAATAATATTTCCAATTCTGAACAAGCATTACCTAAAGACAAAGTATATATTGCCTTTTTAGGCTTAGATAAAAATGATGAAAGAGTACACACTCTAGGAAGTTTTAGGACTGACACTATAATGATATTTTCAATTGATTTAAATGATAAAGTCGTAAAAGTTCTTTCCATTCCGCGAGATACATACGTAGATATTCCCGGATTTCATAAAGACAAAATAAATGCTGCATATGTATATGGCGGTATGGGAGAAAAAGGTTATGCTCTTAGCTTAAAAACCATAAGTGATTTTTTAGGTATCGATGTGCCTTATTACATTTCAATAGACATGCAGACAATACCAGATATTGTAGACGCAATCGGTGGAGTACCCCTCGATGTAGAAGTAAATATGCATAGCCATGGAGCCAACTTAGATAAAGGATACCAAATTTTAGATGGGCAAAAGGCTTATCAGTATCTAAGATGGAGATATGACCCCATGGGAGATATAAACAGAATTAAAAGGCAACAAAAGTTT contains:
- a CDS encoding calcium-translocating P-type ATPase, SERCA-type, whose amino-acid sequence is MSYGKKQMQQTIYYFDKTDFTGLNSQEAQKRLLKYGPNILEEGHKVSPLQIFLNQFQDFMVMVLLAATLISALMGELADALTITIIVILNAVLGFIQEYRTEQSLEALKKLAAPIAKVLRDGEQKEIEASQIVIDDIIILEAGDKVPADAVLIESHNLEVDESILTGESVPVHKEAVNNVKRAAVTNSNVVYMGTIVTKGRGKAIVTATGMQTEMGKIAGMIKDIEGDETPLQKRLNKLGKVLVAGALAICGIVIVLGIIRGESLYYMFLSGVSLAVAAIPEGLPAVVTVSLAIGVQRMLKRNALIRKLPAVETLGCTNVICTDKTGTLTENKMTVTKVFCDEEVFEVKGDKSKEFTTMRNKERSAFRKMLEIGALCNNAKIKREKIKIGKETLEEEKYLGDPTEAAILSFSMKSGLSLELVENIKRMEEIPFDSDRKRMSVIVEISGEKYVYVKGAPDVMLDLCTYKYTEGKEVPLTVFDKKRILDINESFGREALRVLAFAYKKLPPKFPMVAEFIEKDLVFVGLEGMIDPPRREVYEAILKCKMAGIKPVMITGDHKITATAIAKELKILGENDKVITGQDLDNMGDKDLEKACTNISVYARVTPRHKLRIVRALRNKGFTVAMTGDGVNDAPALKEADIGIAMGKGGTEVAKEASSMILLDDNFATIVAAVEEGRIIYDNIRKFIRFLLSCNLGEVLTMFFAALMALKLPLAPIQILMVNLVTDGLPALALGMDPPEKDIMMMKPRNAKESVFSRGLGIRIIIVGFLMAVSTLGAYVFALSYGTLEKARTVAFATLVMVELIHAFECRSERNLIFEIGIFTNPYLVLAVLTSFLLFLATIYVPPLSVVFRTTVLTGYDWLVVVFFSSIEFVFNNLYTAYIVPLTKAK
- a CDS encoding DUF2225 domain-containing protein, yielding MLMSMLKYLIGLMLDGGVILENKYLYEKKAVCPVCKREFTYTKVRTSQLKVEERERDFYTKYKDGINPFFYEVIVCPNCGYAALESEFDRITNDKKEKILSLVTAKWVKREFSGERTPQKALETYLLALYCSQIKEDKPIVFAKTCLRIAWIYRILNDKVNEEKYLKYALDSYIKAYSGSDIYEEEILLIYMIAELNRMLGNKEEALKWYNKVINHPDKSRHNLIVNLARDGWQSLKE
- a CDS encoding YkvI family membrane protein gives rise to the protein MSRKEISAFKVAASYIGTVVGAGFASGQEILQFFAYHGVKGTIGLVIAVFMFVFYGYIILRLGNRLNASSYKKVIMKAGGPLFGRVIDLVVTFFLFGALSAMIAGCGAIFEEQFGLPSTFGGVVMAVLSVVTVLTGIGGVISAISFVVPLLLLAIIIVGTFSLFYGPDITVITIADFPFKAAVKNFALSGVLYASYNLLMAVAILAPLGQKTNDRSKLRWGAILGGMGLGLGAFLIFFTILINMPTASLYEIPMLYVAGNISPVLKFVYSFILIAEIYTTAVGNLYGFAARFTEVGSVKYKIFTVASGGIALIASRFGFAKLVHYLYPIAGYGGIIMLIGLTYGIINHK
- a CDS encoding LCP family protein, encoding MKRKKWFIFFLILSIVASGAFFVYYKYIRITKHPESVFNNDNKNNISNSEQALPKDKVYIAFLGLDKNDERVHTLGSFRTDTIMIFSIDLNDKVVKVLSIPRDTYVDIPGFHKDKINAAYVYGGMGEKGYALSLKTISDFLGIDVPYYISIDMQTIPDIVDAIGGVPLDVEVNMHSHGANLDKGYQILDGQKAYQYLRWRYDPMGDINRIKRQQKFIIAFANQLKSKAKDVSTYINLYNTFKGKLYTNLNYEQILALIYAVKDISPDSIEKFTVPGDFYDLNGISYWKPDMEKLNEVLQEFTK